From Coffea arabica cultivar ET-39 chromosome 2e, Coffea Arabica ET-39 HiFi, whole genome shotgun sequence, the proteins below share one genomic window:
- the LOC113733108 gene encoding flap endonuclease GEN-like 1, with translation MGIGGHFWELLKPYARHEGFDFLRNKRVAVDLSYWIVQHETAIKAHTRDPHLRLTFFRTINLFSKFGAFPVFVLDGTPSPLKSQARIQRFFRASGIDLSSLPVAEGGISVQRNQAFKKCVQECVELLELLGMPVLKAKGEAEALCAQLNREGHVDACITADSDAFLFGAKCVIKRLHPNSKEPFECYHMVDIEAGLGLQRKHLIAISLLVGNDHNMNGVRGIGVDTALRFVKTFSEDEILNRLREIGRGDKIVIPGNLNSEGDSVHSLEEAYHKPKLLHCSLCGHPGSRKAHLKSACQYCSSVTGEGCLKKPQGFKCHCSACNLEQKAKEQQKKENWQLKICKKIALEPNFPNLEIVEMYLRDKNGIDDNHHIVWANPKTEMLIDYLAYSQHWEPSYIRQRMLPFLSTIFLREMASDPNTELLCGQYAFHSIHRMKVRYGHQLYVVKWRKAARTVADAVYTTPEEPNAQQELGEANDSIDLLDEVDVPQIHIDDGCWYLLTDEDTELVRNAFPEKVDQFLKEQELREMKSKRKKPKSESTPGVQLSITEFYRSSKVVCGKKPRENADEGSENKSGSSDRERKGKSPNFSKSARRRLLFG, from the exons ATGGGGATTGGAGGTCACTTCTGGGAATTGCTAAAACCCTATGCCAGACATGAAGGCTTCGACTTCTTGAGAAATAAAAGGGTTGCTGTAGACCTCTCTTATTGGATCGTCCAACATGAGACCGCCATCAAAGCCCACACTCGTGATCCTCACCTCAGACTCACCTTTTTCCGTACTATTAATCTTTTCTCTAAg TTTGGGGCATTTCCAGTATTCGTACTGGATGGGACCCCATCGCCTTTGAAGTCTCAGGCAAGAATCCAGCGATTTTTTCGAGCGTCCGGCATTGATTTGTCGAGTTTGCCAGTAGCTGAAGGGGGCATTTCTGTTCAAAGGAACCAGGCATTTAAGAAATGCGTCCAAGAATGTGTT GAATTACTTGAACTTCTTGGAATGCCGGTTCTGAAAGCAAAAGGGGAGGCTGAAGCATTGTGTGCCCAATTAAATAGAGAAGGACATGTTGATGCATGCATTACTGCTGACAGTGATGCATTTCTCTTTGGGGCGAAATGCGTCATTAAACGCCTCCACCCTAACTCCAAG GAGCCATTTGAGTGCTACCATATGGTGGACATCGAGGCCGGTCTTGGACTCCAGAGAAAACACTTGATTGCAATTTCTCTTTTGGTTGGGAATGACCACAATATGAATGGTGTACGAGGGATTGGTGTTGATACAGCACTGCGCTTTGTCAAAACTTTTAGTGAAGATGAGATTCTGAATAG GCTGCGTGAAATTGGCAGAGGCGACAAGATTGTCATCCCTGGGAATCTCAACTCAGAAGGTGATTCTGTACATAGTTTAGAGGAGGCCTATCATAAGCCAAAACTTCTTCATTGTTCACTATGTGGTCATCCAGGAAGCAGAAAAGCTCATCTCAAGTCTGCTTGTCAATATTGCAGTTCTGTCACTGGTGAAGGTTGCTTAAAAAAACCGCAGGGGTTCAAATGCCACTGCTCTGCCTGCAATTTG GAGCAAAAAGCCAAAgagcagcaaaagaaagaaaattggcaACTAAAGATTTGCAAGAAGATTGCTTTGGAGCCTAATTTCCCAAATTTGGAGATTGTGGAAATGTACTTGAGAGATAAGAATGGAATAG ATGATAATCATCATATAGTATGGGCAAATCCCAAAACAGAAATGCTGATTGATTATCTAGCTTATTCTCAGCATTGGGAGCCATCTTATATACGACAGAGAATGCTTCCATTTCTGTCAACTATTTTCTTGAGAGAGATGGCGTCAGATCCAAATACTGAGTTGTTATGCGGCCAATATGCTTTTCATTCTATTCACCGCATGAAAGTTAGATATGGACATCAACTCTACGTAGTTAAATGGAGGAAAGCTGCAAGAACAGTGGCTGATGCTGTTTACACAACCCCTGAAGAACCCAATGCACAGCAGGAGCTCGGGGAAGCCAATGACTCCATAGATCTATTAGACGAGGTAGATGTTCCTCAGATTCACATTGATGATGGTTGCTGGTACTTATTGACTGATGAAGATACGGAGCTCGTCCGAAATGCCTTCCCTGAAAAAGTGGATCAATTTCTTAAAGAACAG GAATTAAGAGAAATGAAGtcaaagagaaagaaaccaaaaTCAGAATCAACACCAGGTGTCCAGCTCAGCATCACAGAGTTCTACCGTTCATCTAAAGTTGTTTGTGGAAAAAAGCCTCGGGAGAATGCAGATGAAGGTTCAGAGAACAAGTCAGGATCTTCTgatagagagagaaaaggaaagagtCCTAATTTCTCCAAGTCAGCCAGGCGTCGCCTGTTGTTTGGATAA